The genomic interval ACAAACCGCATCTTCCGACCTTCGGCTCGCTCGCGCTCGCCTCAGTTCCGGAAGACAAACCGCATCTTCCGACCTTCGGCTCGCTCGCGCTCGCCTCAGTTCCGGAAGACAAACCGCATCTTCCGACCTTCGGCTCGCTCGCGCTCGCCTCAGTTCCGAAAGACAAACCGCGTCTTCCGACCTTCGGCTCGCTCGCGCTCGCCTCAGTTCCGAAAGACAAACCGCGTCTTTCGGCCCTCGCGGAATCTTCGATTCCGCTCAGTCCTCGAGGACGATCTCGATGGAGACGTCGTTCGGGACCTGAATCCGCATGAGCTGTCGGAGCGCGCGTTCGTCGGCGTCGATGTCGATGAGGCGCTTGTGGACGCGCATCTCCCAGTGCTCCCACGTCGCGGTCCCCTCGCCGTCGGGGGACTTTCGGGTGGGGATCTCCAGCGTCTTGGTCGGGAGCGGGATGGGACCCGAGAGCGAGACGCCGGTTTTGTTGGCGATCTCGCGGACGTCGTCGCAGATGTCGTCGAGGTCCTCGGGGCTGGTGCCCGCCAGACGGACGCGTGCTTGCTGCATGCGTTATCGCTCGTTGACGCTGAGGACCTTGCCAGCCGCGATGGTCTGACCCATGTCGCGGACCGCGAAGCTACCGAGTTCCGGAATCTCGCTGGACGGCTCGATGGACAGGGGCTTCTGGGGTCGGACGGTGACGACCGCGGCGTCGCCCGACTGGATGAAGTCGGGGTTCTCCTCGGCGACCTCGCCCGACGAGGGGTCCATCTTCTTGTCGATGGATTCGATGGTGCAGGCGACCTGCGCGGTGTGGGCGTGGAAGACCGGCGTGTAGCCGTCGGTGATGACCGACGGGTGCTGCATCACGACGATCTGGGCCTGGAACGTCTCGGCGACGCTCGGCGGGTCGTCGGCGGGGCCACAGACGTCACCGCGGCGGATGTCGTCCTTGCCGACGCCGCGGACGTTGGTACCGACGTTGTCGCCGGGTTCGGCCTGCGGAATCTCCTCGTGGTGCATCTCGATGGACTTGACCTCACCGCTCACGTCGCTGGGCTGGAACGAGACGTTCTCGCCGGTGTTGAGGATGCCCGTCTCGACGCGACCGACGGCGACGGTCCCGATACCCGAAATCGTGTACACGTCCTGAATGGGCATCCGGAGGTCGGCGTCCGTCGGCGGCTCCGGCGGTTCGAGGTCGTTGAGAGCCTCGAGGAGAATCTCGCCGTCGTACCAGTCGGTGTTCTCGGACTCCTCGGCGATGTTGTCGCCCTCGAAGGCCGAGATCGGGATGAAGCTGGCGTCCTCGGTGTTGAACTGGACCTGCTTGAGGAGCTGCTTGACCTCTTCGACGACCTCGTTGTAGGTGGACTCCTTGTAGTCGACGACGTCCATCTTGTTGACGCCGACGATGAGTTCGTCGATACCGAGGGTGCGGGCCAGGAAGACGTGCTCCTGGGTCTGGGGCGCGACGCCGTCGTCGGCCGCGACCACGAGGACCGCGTTGTCGGCCTGCGAGGCACCCGTGATCATGTTCTTCACGAAGTCGCGGTGGCCGGGACAGTCCACGATGGTGAAGTCGTAGGCGTCGGTGCTGAACTCTTGGTGGGCGATGTCGATGGTGACACCGCGCTCGCGCTCTTCGGCGAGGTTGTCCATGACGTAGGCGAACTCGAAGCCGCCCTTGCCCTTCTCCTCGGCCTCTTCCTTGTGCTGTTCGATGACGTGCTCGGGTACGCTCCCCGTCTCGTAGAGGAGTCGGCCCACGAGCGTACTCTTACCGTGGTCGACGTGGCCGATGATGGCCAGGTTCTGGTGTTGTTCGTCGCTCATTTGTATCTCACGCGCAGACGCGCTCTGTCGGTATCTTTTGGCAGAAGCAGTTAAAACCATTTCGATACGCTATGCTGGCCACCCCGACGCAGTCAGGCGGTTATTGGTAGACCGTCGCACGATTCTCGTCTCGCGCCGACGGATTAGCCCGGGGCCTGTCGGAAATGTTGACGCTCACTCGCCGAGTCGGTTCACGTCGGCCAGCACCGCCGTCGCGGTCTCGGGGCCGCCCGCGCCCCGACCGCTGAGGTTGAGGCGGCCCGCGTGTTCGGTCTCCAGTTGGACGATGTTGCGCGTACCCGACACCGCCAGCGTGCCGTTCTCGGGGACGAGTCGCGGGCCGACCCGGACGCCCCGGGGCGTCGCCTCGCCGATGAGTCGGACGGTCCGACCGTCCTCGGCCGCGAGTTCGAGCGCTTCGCCCGGCAGGTCCTCGATGCCCTCGACGTCGGCGTCTTCGAGCGAGTACTCCCCCTCACCCAGCACGTTCGCTAAGATGACGCACTTGAGCCCGGCGTCGGTGCCGTTCACGTCGAACGAGGGGTCGGCCTCCGCGACGCCGAGGTCCTGGGCCTCCGCGAGGACGTGTTCGTAGCCGAGTCCCTCGGCGGCCATCCGCGAGAGGACGAAGTTCGCCGTCCCGTTGAGGACGCCCCGCGCGGCGGTGATGGCGTCGGGACCGTAGTCGTCGATGGTCGACAGCACCGGAATCGCGCCCCCGACCGTGGCCTCGAACCGGACCCGGCCCGCGCTCTCGCGTTCGAGCGCGCGCAGGTCGGCGTACCGCTCGGCGACCGGCCCCTTGTTCGCCAGCACGACGTGGCGGTCGCGTTCGAGCGCGGCCCGGACGTGACCGAATCCCGGCTGGGCGTCGCCGAGCGTGGTCGGGGTCGCCTCGACCAGCGCGTCGTACTCGGCGTCGAGGGCGTCGGCGGGGTCGGCAGACCCCACGCGGCCCTCGGCGTCCTTCGATTCGAGCGCCGCGGTCAGGTCGATTCCGTCGGAATCGACCGCGGCGCTCGTCGAGTCGGCCAGCGCGGTGACCTCGTGGCCGTACTTGCCCGCCAGTTCGGCGACCGACCGGCCGACCGCGCCCGCGCCGAGGATGGCGATCCTCATGCTGACCCCTCCAGTTCCGCCAGCGGTTCGACCACGCGGAGGTCCTTGCGGTCGGCCACATCGCGGATCGCTGTCAGCGCCTCGCCGGTCGCGCCGGTCTCGGCCGCCAGCCGGAGGCGCGCGCTCGACTCGTCGGCGGTGCCGCCCGGTGCCGACAGCGACACGTCCACGACCGAGGCGTCGGCGCTCGACTCGATGGACGACAGCGTCTCCGAGAGGTCGGTCTCGACGACGTGACCGACCAGCAGGACCGTCACCTCCTCGCTGTAGCGCTCGGCACCGGCCTGCATCACGTTGACGCCCGCCTCGCGCAGGCCCGAGACGATGGCGTCGAACCGGTCGGGCGGACATTCGAGGTCCACCTCGACCGGAATCCGTCCCCGGGGTGTGAGCGACCCGCGCTCGTGGAAGACCGACAGGAGGTTGCCGCCGTTGTCGGCGATGGGTTCGAGCGCCCGGAGGAGTT from Halorussus salilacus carries:
- the rpsJ gene encoding 30S ribosomal protein S10; translation: MQQARVRLAGTSPEDLDDICDDVREIANKTGVSLSGPIPLPTKTLEIPTRKSPDGEGTATWEHWEMRVHKRLIDIDADERALRQLMRIQVPNDVSIEIVLED
- the tuf gene encoding translation elongation factor EF-1 subunit alpha yields the protein MSDEQHQNLAIIGHVDHGKSTLVGRLLYETGSVPEHVIEQHKEEAEEKGKGGFEFAYVMDNLAEERERGVTIDIAHQEFSTDAYDFTIVDCPGHRDFVKNMITGASQADNAVLVVAADDGVAPQTQEHVFLARTLGIDELIVGVNKMDVVDYKESTYNEVVEEVKQLLKQVQFNTEDASFIPISAFEGDNIAEESENTDWYDGEILLEALNDLEPPEPPTDADLRMPIQDVYTISGIGTVAVGRVETGILNTGENVSFQPSDVSGEVKSIEMHHEEIPQAEPGDNVGTNVRGVGKDDIRRGDVCGPADDPPSVAETFQAQIVVMQHPSVITDGYTPVFHAHTAQVACTIESIDKKMDPSSGEVAEENPDFIQSGDAAVVTVRPQKPLSIEPSSEIPELGSFAVRDMGQTIAAGKVLSVNER
- a CDS encoding homoserine dehydrogenase encodes the protein MRIAILGAGAVGRSVAELAGKYGHEVTALADSTSAAVDSDGIDLTAALESKDAEGRVGSADPADALDAEYDALVEATPTTLGDAQPGFGHVRAALERDRHVVLANKGPVAERYADLRALERESAGRVRFEATVGGAIPVLSTIDDYGPDAITAARGVLNGTANFVLSRMAAEGLGYEHVLAEAQDLGVAEADPSFDVNGTDAGLKCVILANVLGEGEYSLEDADVEGIEDLPGEALELAAEDGRTVRLIGEATPRGVRVGPRLVPENGTLAVSGTRNIVQLETEHAGRLNLSGRGAGGPETATAVLADVNRLGE
- a CDS encoding amino acid-binding protein; this translates as MSDDASAGEPRAHTVRLELVDEPGELLRALEPIADNGGNLLSVFHERGSLTPRGRIPVEVDLECPPDRFDAIVSGLREAGVNVMQAGAERYSEEVTVLLVGHVVETDLSETLSSIESSADASVVDVSLSAPGGTADESSARLRLAAETGATGEALTAIRDVADRKDLRVVEPLAELEGSA